The following DNA comes from Vigna radiata var. radiata cultivar VC1973A chromosome 4, Vradiata_ver6, whole genome shotgun sequence.
aagatatAAAATCAGAGAAACAATGTGataacaaaatatcaaaagtcatatatttatttcaaataattaatatttttatagtcttatttaattacaaattatccTATACAAaaagattttagttttaaaaaactattttaaattcacACTTAAAGTGggaatcatataatttaactattatttctcaccaattaatttctacaatatatattaagaaaatgagTTTAATTATACTGTGAGATATAAAAAACGATATTTGCAAAATAGTTTtatgaaaatgatttatttttaatacttaacATGATTGGAATTCTGTTCTGTTCAAAtacatgaattaaataaaattcaattcaaatgaaaactaggaaaatattaaagaattcaaatgttgaaagaaattattaagaaaGATTATAAACGGTTTCAAGAAAGTGCCGGCATTCTTATGGGTAACCACGATTCTAGTTCcactttatgttattttattatcagtATTATATATGTTCAGTTCTTGGACAATCTCAATGTTTCCCAATCCCCTCAACATTATTACGGgtaatttttgtgattttgatgatgTAGTGAATTATAGTGAAGTAAGATTTGCACACAAAAGATGAGGTTTGAGTTGTGGAAATGGATGGAGATATTATGAAGTAGAGTTGTTAGattaataaatagataaataaataaaaatggaatggtATGGGAGTATTATATATGATAGTTAAAGGGAGGTGGAAAAGCGCGTGAAGTTTGCAGCGAAAGCAGCGAAGCGAGACAAAATGCAACCCACAGTGGTTCCCTGGAGCTGACAGCTGCTACCCCACATCGTGAAGATGAGCGTCGGACACGCGCACGGGGAGAGCGTGTGAGATGTATGTATTTCTACCCTTAAATGAACAACAATGTCAATATCTCAAGCCTCCCTCCGTAGCCAGTTAGTTCTCATTTGTATTGCTTCCAAAATCTCTCTGTGGGGGGTATGTGCGTTGTTCAGTACAACTAGTTTTGGTGCAGCTGTTCATTTGATTTTGCTGGCTGGCTGGCTGGCGAGCTTCGCAGTCGCAGGTAATAACGGCGCATCTTATCCGAtcagataaattaattaatttatatatataagtatgtatatatatatatggtggtGGCTAGCTTTGTGTTGTGGTTTCCATTAATTGTTGTTGGCAACAATGACAGCTCCAATCCAAAAATATGGAGGCGATCACTGCTTCCTTAGAGAGGTCTCTTCAAAACTGTTCTTTAAACAACGATAACCACCAGAGCAGGAGGGAAAACGGGTCAGCCGCAGATGCAGCAGTGCCACCAGGCTTAGGAATCTCATCCACCTCGGACCATGTCCCGGACACGGATAATAATCATAACTCTAACTCCGACACCACCTTAGAGCTCAACTCTCACATCTCACTCCCTTATCACTGGGAACAATGCCTAGATTTAAAGGTTCAATCCCcctttcctctttctctttttcccctccccatttattatttttttcttctcttctcttctctttaacAAATCATAAAACCTATACTCCCTGCATGAAACTGGATCTTGCCTCTAGCTCAAGGTTTGGAGCCTGTCtacgttgttgttgttgttgtgtatACCGTGCCCTTCTTTCCAAGACAACAGTTTTCCACATGTTTACcaccaaaaccctagaaaaacgatttttttttttttcatttccttctttttctctctattaGGGAAGCAAGATGCAACTTTTCCGAGTTAGACCATCCTCAAGTCATAGACagtatttatttcttcttttctgtTATTGGGGAATTTAATTTGTGAATACGTATACcaggtgtgtgtgtgtatatatatatatatagagagagagagagagagagccaTGTATGTATGTTCTCTAGTCATTAGCCTTGGAGAAGAGAAGGACCAGGGGAAACAGTATGatttttcctttaatatatctttttgaTCCTAGCTATTTGTAATTCTGATCCGGGTAAGAGGGgtgtgttattatttttgttttctatttccGTGATTCCTTGGGTTGGttcatttgtttgttttgaatttgttatttGGTGAAAAGAAGGTTGTACGTTCTGAATTTGTGAGTGTATGTGAATGAGTAATTGATGAGTTAACATATATATGGAACAGACGGGggaaatttattacattaaCTGGAGGAACGGAATGAAAGCAAAGGAGGATCCAAGAGCAGCAGTGGCAGAGTATAGTGTAAGTAGGGATTGTGAATCCGAAGAAGAGAGCTGGTACGACAGCGAAGAGTCTTCATCGGAGTCATGTCCTTCTTCATCCAAGGAGAACTATCAGGGTTCGTTAGAGAAACAGAATGTTTTGGTGGTGGCTGGGTGCAAGGGCTGTCTCATGTATTTCATGGTGCCCAAGCAGGTTGAAGACTGCCCCAAATGTAGTGGTCAACTCCTCCACTTCGATCGATCCGAAAATGGCTCTCCATGATTTCCACTTCTCTTTTTTGTTCCAATTCCACCCTTCCCCCTCTCCTTCTCCTTgtctttttctctcctcttaTCAGTGTGAAACTAtagttctttctcttttttgtttattatttttagatgaaattttcaatctt
Coding sequences within:
- the LOC106758617 gene encoding uncharacterized protein LOC106758617; protein product: MEAITASLERSLQNCSLNNDNHQSRRENGSAADAAVPPGLGISSTSDHVPDTDNNHNSNSDTTLELNSHISLPYHWEQCLDLKTGEIYYINWRNGMKAKEDPRAAVAEYSVSRDCESEEESWYDSEESSSESCPSSSKENYQGSLEKQNVLVVAGCKGCLMYFMVPKQVEDCPKCSGQLLHFDRSENGSP